One segment of Acidianus sp. HS-5 DNA contains the following:
- a CDS encoding phosphatase PAP2 family protein, with protein MRKYWLFLVFFVALSILIKIFSEDNGINVYLFELINYHQLDILNSFMIALSKYGRCYVWIPLNALLLIFKRTRRTGITLAASFILAIILGEASKYIMAEPRPFYFIHANLLIPKPHDYSYPSGHALIVGDGAAVLALTSPKWLWIPLLIEALLVSYSRVYVGVHWPADILGGWLLALWIAYFTVEEESKGLLSSIEKIFKVS; from the coding sequence ATGCGTAAGTATTGGCTGTTCCTAGTATTTTTTGTTGCTCTATCGATCTTAATAAAAATATTTAGTGAGGACAATGGAATAAACGTTTACCTTTTTGAATTAATCAATTACCATCAGCTTGACATCTTAAACTCCTTCATGATTGCCTTGTCAAAATACGGTAGATGCTATGTTTGGATTCCTTTGAATGCATTACTTTTAATCTTCAAAAGAACTAGGAGGACAGGAATTACTTTGGCAGCGTCTTTTATCCTGGCAATAATATTAGGGGAGGCTAGTAAATACATAATGGCCGAACCTAGGCCTTTCTATTTTATTCATGCAAATTTACTTATACCAAAACCGCACGATTATAGCTATCCTTCTGGACATGCATTAATAGTTGGAGATGGTGCTGCAGTTCTAGCTTTAACTTCTCCTAAGTGGTTATGGATTCCTCTCTTAATAGAGGCTCTGCTCGTTTCTTATTCAAGAGTTTACGTCGGAGTTCACTGGCCTGCTGACATATTAGGAGGTTGGCTTTTAGCTCTTTGGATAGCTTACTTTACTGTTGAAGAAGAGAGTAAAGGTTTACTTTCTTCAATAGAGAAAATATTCAAGGTTAGTTAA
- a CDS encoding SWIM zinc finger family protein, whose protein sequence is MYSYAVSERHEKAKDVYIFVVDSEENPLESYIVKIEVGKEKIRASCSCKGFALKGYCKHINISMKKLRIYRRFYLQSWERRLNCDLMDDKEED, encoded by the coding sequence ATGTATAGTTATGCTGTATCGGAAAGGCATGAGAAAGCGAAGGATGTGTATATTTTTGTAGTTGATAGTGAAGAGAATCCTTTAGAGTCTTACATAGTTAAAATCGAGGTAGGAAAGGAAAAAATTAGGGCTTCTTGTAGTTGCAAAGGTTTTGCGTTAAAAGGCTATTGTAAACACATCAATATTTCCATGAAAAAGCTAAGAATTTACAGGAGATTCTACCTTCAAAGCTGGGAGAGAAGACTTAACTGCGATCTTATGGATGATAAAGAAGAAGACTGA
- a CDS encoding APC family permease, with product MSLRKVLTKKELTFLSLGGIIGSGWLFAPLAAAAYAGPLSIASWIIGGLMMIIIALAYAEISSALPESGGIIRYPHYTHGSTLGFIMAWSYIISAISTVAIEAVATTTYISHFFPTLTSGNQLTLEGIVVTYALLIIFFLVNYYGVKFLGRVSHGIGWWKIIIPTTTAVILLAYFNPANVVFGKTACYQGFNGMLYAIPESGIVFSYLGFRQAIEYGGEGRNPQKDIPFAVISSLLISMAIFISLQLGFLGVVKTDGNWAGLLNSPLANAPLISVIEMLPIVFSFWVGILLFDAIISPAGTGIIYLGTTTRSFYASAKSGYFPSNLTKINEKGIPIFALIISLIASALFLLPIPSWYQIVGISSSATVLTYIMGGIGVETMRRIAPNIKRSYLLSNLRILAPLATIFAGLLIYWSGFSTLFYIFTLVILGLSAYKRGVTGILSGVITLLNSYELYVETSALTSASWYFIPFIIIDTLVLTFLILTSEEGKFSAWAIPLLSGTLILSYISPFGLYDVIPFPYDLIVTSVFFFIIHKIAVKSSLPALKVESPVNS from the coding sequence GTGTCTCTAAGAAAAGTACTTACAAAAAAGGAATTAACTTTCCTCTCTTTAGGAGGAATTATAGGTTCGGGTTGGTTATTCGCTCCTTTAGCTGCTGCAGCCTATGCAGGACCTCTTTCGATAGCATCTTGGATAATAGGAGGTTTAATGATGATAATAATAGCTTTAGCTTATGCCGAAATTTCTTCGGCTCTTCCTGAGTCTGGAGGAATAATAAGGTATCCTCACTATACTCATGGTTCCACTTTAGGCTTCATAATGGCATGGAGTTACATAATTTCTGCAATATCCACTGTTGCTATAGAGGCTGTAGCTACTACAACTTATATTTCTCATTTCTTTCCTACATTAACATCAGGAAATCAGCTTACATTGGAAGGTATAGTAGTGACTTACGCTCTTCTGATAATATTCTTCCTAGTTAATTATTATGGCGTAAAATTCTTGGGCAGAGTATCTCACGGAATAGGTTGGTGGAAAATTATTATACCTACTACGACAGCTGTCATTCTTTTAGCTTACTTCAACCCTGCAAACGTAGTTTTTGGTAAAACTGCTTGTTATCAAGGATTTAACGGAATGCTTTACGCAATTCCTGAGTCAGGGATAGTTTTCTCCTATCTAGGTTTTAGACAAGCAATAGAATACGGAGGAGAAGGAAGGAACCCTCAGAAGGATATACCGTTTGCAGTAATTTCATCATTGCTGATTTCCATGGCGATCTTTATTTCCCTACAATTAGGATTTCTAGGGGTAGTGAAAACTGACGGTAACTGGGCTGGACTTTTAAATTCACCTTTAGCAAATGCACCCTTAATTTCCGTAATAGAGATGTTGCCTATAGTTTTCTCCTTCTGGGTAGGAATTCTCTTGTTTGACGCAATAATCTCTCCTGCAGGGACTGGAATAATATATCTAGGTACTACAACAAGGAGCTTTTATGCATCAGCTAAGAGCGGTTATTTCCCAAGTAATTTAACTAAGATAAATGAGAAAGGAATACCAATATTTGCACTAATAATATCTTTGATAGCATCAGCGTTATTTTTACTCCCTATTCCTTCATGGTATCAAATAGTAGGGATTTCATCATCTGCAACCGTCTTAACGTATATAATGGGAGGAATAGGCGTAGAAACAATGAGGAGGATTGCTCCTAATATTAAAAGGAGCTACTTACTAAGTAATTTGAGAATATTAGCACCTTTAGCTACAATATTTGCAGGGTTACTAATTTATTGGTCAGGATTTTCAACACTATTTTACATTTTTACGTTAGTTATTCTAGGTCTCTCTGCATATAAAAGAGGAGTTACTGGAATTTTAAGTGGAGTAATAACGTTATTGAATTCATATGAGCTTTACGTTGAAACTTCTGCGTTAACTTCAGCAAGTTGGTACTTCATACCTTTTATTATTATAGATACTCTCGTGCTGACTTTTCTTATTTTGACTTCAGAAGAAGGCAAATTCTCTGCTTGGGCAATACCTCTGCTTTCTGGAACGTTAATATTGTCTTATATCAGTCCTTTTGGACTTTATGACGTTATTCCATTTCCTTACGATTTAATAGTAACATCAGTCTTCTTCTTTATCATCCATAAGATCGCAGTTAAGTCTTCTCTCCCAGCTTTGAAGGTAGAATCTCCTGTAAATTCTTAG